One segment of Gemmatimonadota bacterium DNA contains the following:
- a CDS encoding metal-dependent transcriptional regulator: protein MDVWREFEHNEITHSGAHYLMTVQQLIEEQGYARVSDVAREMHITPGSASIMIKSLREKGYLEEDRNRFLLLSDDGNRLAQSVWSHRQILIAFLKGVLHIDAEQAEIDACKIEHLISTKTGERLLLFLQFLLSDDPDGKAFLKSYWDANVLSICDFESCAVCEEVGECLVIRSESA, encoded by the coding sequence ATGGATGTCTGGAGAGAATTCGAGCACAACGAGATCACGCACAGTGGCGCGCACTACCTGATGACAGTTCAGCAGTTGATCGAAGAACAGGGATATGCGCGGGTTTCGGACGTGGCCCGGGAGATGCATATCACGCCCGGCAGCGCGTCGATCATGATCAAGTCGCTGCGGGAAAAGGGATACCTTGAAGAGGACAGGAACCGGTTTTTGCTGCTGTCGGACGATGGAAACCGACTGGCGCAGTCGGTATGGTCACACCGCCAGATCCTTATCGCCTTTCTCAAGGGCGTCCTGCATATCGACGCGGAACAGGCGGAAATCGACGCGTGCAAGATCGAGCACCTGATCAGCACGAAGACGGGGGAACGGTTGCTGCTCTTCCTGCAGTTCCTTCTGTCGGACGACCCCGACGGCAAGGCGTTCCTGAAGTCCTACTGGGATGCCAACGTGCTGTCGATCTGCGATTTCGAGTCCTGCGCGGTGTGCGAGGAAGTGGGCGAATGCCTGGTCATCCGATCGGAGTCGGCGTGA